A genomic window from Lotus japonicus ecotype B-129 chromosome 1, LjGifu_v1.2 includes:
- the LOC130731510 gene encoding scarecrow-like protein 21 → MQNHRNRLLRLAKCLSPKVVTLVEQESNTNNLPFLPRFVETMNYYLAVFESIDAALPREHRERINVEQHCLAREVVNLVACEGAERVERHELLKKWRSRFEMAGFTPYPLSSFINCSIKNLQESYQGHYTLEERDGALCLGWRNRVLVSSCAWR, encoded by the coding sequence ATGCAGAATCACCGCAACCGGTTGTTGAGATTGGCAAAGTGCTTGTCTCCTAAGGTAGTGACACTGGTTGAGCAAGAATCAAACACCAATAACCTCCCATTCTTGCCGCGTTTCGTCGAGACAATGAACTACTACTTGGCAGTTTTTGAGTCAATTGATGCCGCTCTTCCAAGGGAGCACAGAGAAAGGATCAATGTGGAGCAACATTGCTTGGCACGAGAAGTTGTCAACTTAGTGGCATGTGAAGGAGCAGAAAGAGTGGAACGCCATGAGCTTCTGAAGAAGTGGAGATCGCGTTTCGAAATGGCTGGATTCACACCATATCCATTGAGCTCCTTTATTAATTGTTCAATAAAGAATCTTCAGGAAAGCTACCAAGGACATTACACTCTAGAAGAGAGAGATGGTGCTCTATGTCTAGGGTggaggaatcgtgttcttgttTCCTCTTGTGCTTGGAGATGA
- the LOC130733026 gene encoding subtilisin-like protease SBT5.4 isoform X2, producing the protein MEQFLRTLLGRGQDMVKAQSLVTLIQVYGQNPRVLATKEWGQFHPSGRGSVKWKLVGVRFFSQCSDALFSSARDTDGHGSHTLSTAGGNFVDGVNVFGNGNGNGTAKGGSPKAHVAAYKVCWPIMSTGSCYFADILAGFEAAISDGVDVISVSLGGRQPEELFSDPISIGSFHAVSNGRVVASSAGNRGPYPGTISNVAPWLFTVAASTTDSDFTSYVKLGDKKKLKGPRLSSMGLPSKKFYPLISAENANKANALPQEAKLCREGTLDAEKLKGKIVVCLEDKFSVVLQGSEAASAGAVGMVLANDGQNLYDFMAYPHVLPASHINYTDGEYIYSYIKHKMNPVSYMTKPKTKFPTIPAPVVASFSSRGPNTIQPSILKPDITAPGVNIIAAYSEATSVSGLLSDDRRVPLNSLTGTSMACPHVSGIVGLLKTLHPEWSPAAIKSAIMTTGIRMWKFLIFTSL; encoded by the exons ATGGAACAGTTCCTAAGGACTCTACTTGGGAGAGGGCAAGATATGGTGAAGGCACAATCATTGGTAACCTTGATTCAG GTGTATGGCCAGAATCCAAGAGTTTTAGCGACCAAGGAATGGGGCCAATTCCATCCAAGTGGAAGAGGATCTGTCAAATG GAAGCTAGTTGGAGTAAGATTTTTCTCCCAATGTTCTGATGCATTATTTTCTTCTGCACGTGACACTGATGGCCATGGTTCACATACTCTGTCAACTGCTGGGGGTAACTTTGTTGACGGAGTAAATGTCTTTGGTAATGGTAATGGTAATGGCACTGCCAAAGGAGGATCTCCAAAGGCACATGTTGCAGCCTATAAGGTGTGTTGGCCGATAATGAGCACAGGTAGCTGCTACTTTGCAGATATCTTAGCCGGTTTCGAGGCCGCCATAAGCGACGGTGTAGATGTGATTTCAGTTTCTCTTGGTGGGAGGCAGCCCGAAGAGCTGTTTTCTGACCCAATATCTATAGGTTCCTTCCATGCAGTTTCAAATGGTAGAGTTGTTGCTAGCTCTGCTGGGAATAGGGGACCTTATCCTGGGACTATTTCTAATGTGGCACCCTGGTTGTTCACTGTTGCTGCTAGCACAACAGATAGTGACTTCACCAGTTATGTTAAGCTTGGTGACAAGAAGAAGCTTAAG GGTCCTAGACTTTCTTCTATGGGCTTGCCATCAAAGAAGTTCTATCCTTTGATTAGTGCTGAGAACGCCAATAAAGCAAATGCACTGCCTCAAGAAGC CAAACTCTGCCGTGAGGGAACTCTTGATGCTGAAAAGTTGAAGGGAAAAATCGTGGTCTGTCTTGAAGATAAGTTTTCTGTAGTTCTACAAGGCTCAGAAGCTGCTTCTGCAGGCGCTGTTGGAATGGTTTTGGCCAATGATGGTCAAAACTTATATGATTTCATGGCATACCCTCATGTTTTACCAGCTTCACATATCAACTACACGGATGGTGAATACATTTATTCCTACATCAAACATAAAAT GAACCCTGTGTCTTACATGACTAAACCAAAGACAAAATTTCCAACAATTCCAGCTCCAGTGGTTGCTTCATTCTCATCTAGAGGACCTAACACCATCCAACCATCAATTCTAAAG CCTGACATAACTGCACCTGGGGTGAACATAATTGCTGCTTACTCAGAAGCCACAAGTGTATCTGGATTACTATCAGATGATAGAAGGGTTCCTTTAAATTCATTGACTGGAACTTCCATGGCATGCCCCCATGTATCTGGCATTGTAGGCCTTCTCAAAACACTTCATCCAGAATGGAGTCCAGCAGCTATCAAGTCAGCAATTATGACCACCG GAATCCGGATGTGGAAGTTTCTGATTTTCACGAGTTTATAA
- the LOC130733027 gene encoding red chlorophyll catabolite reductase, chloroplastic-like, with product MEVMISACRNFLHTPPFSLLSSSSSRLQLSASSSSSSSAMETNGRSKFLDFPFVSAPHKNLMVDLVSSFENRFHSQLLPCSLPPDVQHYQSQTGAAQVSLHIRPGHTDSPIDFVLGSWVHAALPTGGSLDITSLSAYLNSSNDAPNFVFELIRSSPTMVILILDLPPRKDPVLWPDYLKTFYEDTKLDTHRQALERVPEVQPYFSSSLFIRTVASPTAIMVRIQTENGDEERMEEIIKNHLDPISKQVLGIWLDHCACAMREVGEEDRAYLKKRDGLIRNKTIEVDLGSSFPRLFGPEAANRILEAIKEYFAV from the exons ATGGAAGTGATGATCTCTGCCTGTCGCAATTTCCTACACACACCACCATTCTCCctcttatcttcttcttcttcaaggcTTCAActctctgcttcttcttcttcttcttcttctgccatGGAGACCAATGGCCGCAGCAAATTCCTGGACTTCCCCTTCGTTTCAGCTCCCCACAAGAACCTCATGGTTGATCTCGTTTCATCATTCGAGAATCGCTTCCACTCTCAGCTTCTTCCTTGCTCACTTCCCCCTGATGTTCAGCATTATCAGAGCCAGACTGGTGCTGCCCAGGTTTCATTGCATATCAGACCTGGTCACACTGACTCCCCA ATAGATTTTGTGTTGGGAAGCTGGGTGCATGCTGCGCTGCCAACAGGAGGATCCTTAGACATAACAAGTCTTTCAgcctatctcaacagttcaaatGATGCACCAAATTTTGTGTTTGAACTAATCCGAAGTAGTCCAACTATGGTGATTCTCATTCTTGATTTGCCTCCTCGGAAAGATCCTGTTCTTTGGCCAGATTACCTCAAAACTTTCTATGAAGACACAAAACTTGACACACACAGGCAGGCTCTGGAGAGAGTGCCAGAGGTTCAGCCTTACTTCTCCTCCTCCCTTTTTATACGCACCGTTGCATCCCCTACAGCTATCATGGTTCGTATTCAGACTGAAAATGGCGACGAAGAGCGAATGGAGGAGATCATCAAGAACCATCTGGaccccatttcaaagcaagtgtTGGGGATCTGGTTGGATCATTGTGCTTGTGCCATGCGAGAAGTAGGAGAGGAAGACAGAGCTTATCTGAAAAAAAGGGATGGTCTCATTAGAAACAAGACTATAGAGGTTGATCTTGGTTCAAGCTTTCCAAGGTTGTTTGGTCCAGAAGCAGCAAACAGAATACTGGAAGCCATCAAGGAGTACTTTGCTGTCTGA
- the LOC130733026 gene encoding subtilisin-like protease SBT5.4 isoform X1, giving the protein MEQFLRTLLGRGQDMVKAQSLVTLIQVYGQNPRVLATKEWGQFHPSGRGSVKWKLVGVRFFSQCSDALFSSARDTDGHGSHTLSTAGGNFVDGVNVFGNGNGNGTAKGGSPKAHVAAYKVCWPIMSTGSCYFADILAGFEAAISDGVDVISVSLGGRQPEELFSDPISIGSFHAVSNGRVVASSAGNRGPYPGTISNVAPWLFTVAASTTDSDFTSYVKLGDKKKLKGPRLSSMGLPSKKFYPLISAENANKANALPQEAKLCREGTLDAEKLKGKIVVCLEDKFSVVLQGSEAASAGAVGMVLANDGQNLYDFMAYPHVLPASHINYTDGEYIYSYIKHKMNPVSYMTKPKTKFPTIPAPVVASFSSRGPNTIQPSILKPDITAPGVNIIAAYSEATSVSGLLSDDRRVPLNSLTGTSMACPHVSGIVGLLKTLHPEWSPAAIKSAIMTTASTMDNSKRPIKDRFHEEATPFAYCYAYK; this is encoded by the exons ATGGAACAGTTCCTAAGGACTCTACTTGGGAGAGGGCAAGATATGGTGAAGGCACAATCATTGGTAACCTTGATTCAG GTGTATGGCCAGAATCCAAGAGTTTTAGCGACCAAGGAATGGGGCCAATTCCATCCAAGTGGAAGAGGATCTGTCAAATG GAAGCTAGTTGGAGTAAGATTTTTCTCCCAATGTTCTGATGCATTATTTTCTTCTGCACGTGACACTGATGGCCATGGTTCACATACTCTGTCAACTGCTGGGGGTAACTTTGTTGACGGAGTAAATGTCTTTGGTAATGGTAATGGTAATGGCACTGCCAAAGGAGGATCTCCAAAGGCACATGTTGCAGCCTATAAGGTGTGTTGGCCGATAATGAGCACAGGTAGCTGCTACTTTGCAGATATCTTAGCCGGTTTCGAGGCCGCCATAAGCGACGGTGTAGATGTGATTTCAGTTTCTCTTGGTGGGAGGCAGCCCGAAGAGCTGTTTTCTGACCCAATATCTATAGGTTCCTTCCATGCAGTTTCAAATGGTAGAGTTGTTGCTAGCTCTGCTGGGAATAGGGGACCTTATCCTGGGACTATTTCTAATGTGGCACCCTGGTTGTTCACTGTTGCTGCTAGCACAACAGATAGTGACTTCACCAGTTATGTTAAGCTTGGTGACAAGAAGAAGCTTAAG GGTCCTAGACTTTCTTCTATGGGCTTGCCATCAAAGAAGTTCTATCCTTTGATTAGTGCTGAGAACGCCAATAAAGCAAATGCACTGCCTCAAGAAGC CAAACTCTGCCGTGAGGGAACTCTTGATGCTGAAAAGTTGAAGGGAAAAATCGTGGTCTGTCTTGAAGATAAGTTTTCTGTAGTTCTACAAGGCTCAGAAGCTGCTTCTGCAGGCGCTGTTGGAATGGTTTTGGCCAATGATGGTCAAAACTTATATGATTTCATGGCATACCCTCATGTTTTACCAGCTTCACATATCAACTACACGGATGGTGAATACATTTATTCCTACATCAAACATAAAAT GAACCCTGTGTCTTACATGACTAAACCAAAGACAAAATTTCCAACAATTCCAGCTCCAGTGGTTGCTTCATTCTCATCTAGAGGACCTAACACCATCCAACCATCAATTCTAAAG CCTGACATAACTGCACCTGGGGTGAACATAATTGCTGCTTACTCAGAAGCCACAAGTGTATCTGGATTACTATCAGATGATAGAAGGGTTCCTTTAAATTCATTGACTGGAACTTCCATGGCATGCCCCCATGTATCTGGCATTGTAGGCCTTCTCAAAACACTTCATCCAGAATGGAGTCCAGCAGCTATCAAGTCAGCAATTATGACCACCG CAAGCACAATGGATAACAGCAAAAGACCAATCAAGGATCGTTTCCATGAAGAAGCAACTCCATTTGCATATTGTTACGCATATAAATAG